Proteins encoded within one genomic window of Tidjanibacter massiliensis:
- a CDS encoding lipocalin-like domain-containing protein, giving the protein MKRVCLYYVLLWAAVACAPGDNKYSERDFVGIWVEPVPGMAGVQGIALEEDGAAHSVNMATLRYETWKYEKGRLVLTGMSIGNGVTIPFSDTVKVEGLTEDSLLLSRGETVLHRYRRSVEECGFSANPGEIVRGTVTFAHEVRTFRPLNDTAVYWLVDRSGYLQQRYLDSGRPEWQADAELEVRRVDGAASEFAERYDGVYQVLRVVDVRER; this is encoded by the coding sequence ATGAAACGGGTTTGTTTGTATTATGTCTTGCTGTGGGCTGCTGTGGCGTGTGCGCCGGGCGATAATAAGTACAGCGAACGGGATTTCGTCGGGATATGGGTAGAACCCGTACCGGGGATGGCCGGCGTGCAGGGAATCGCTCTCGAAGAGGACGGCGCGGCGCATTCGGTCAATATGGCGACGCTGCGCTATGAGACCTGGAAGTATGAAAAAGGAAGGTTGGTACTGACCGGAATGAGTATCGGGAACGGTGTGACGATTCCGTTTTCGGATACGGTGAAGGTCGAGGGTCTCACGGAAGACAGTCTGCTGCTTTCGCGGGGAGAGACGGTGCTTCACCGTTACAGACGGTCGGTGGAAGAGTGCGGTTTCTCGGCCAATCCGGGTGAAATCGTACGCGGGACGGTAACCTTTGCACATGAGGTCCGCACGTTCCGGCCGTTGAACGATACGGCCGTGTACTGGCTGGTCGATAGGTCGGGTTATCTGCAGCAGCGGTACCTCGATTCCGGCCGGCCGGAGTGGCAGGCGGATGCAGAACTGGAGGTGCGGCGTGTCGATGGTGCGGCGTCGGAATTTGCCGAACGGTACGACGGCGTTTACCAGGTACTGCGCGTCGTGGATGTGCGGGAGCGATAG
- a CDS encoding TonB-dependent receptor: MKRIVMTVIAAFLAAGVLTAQEDAASSITQRIEVTRQYVPELGEAQKLDFPPRMADTVTLKPDISYAITPTPWKSVFDTEPIAPVAISTAEYRHQRPFYLMLGGGYPAQSRLDFYAAFSTPRDIRAGVYANHVGQWAKLENERGTKEPASWTENGVGLYAGRDFGTRSLDFDIRYGYNYYTTMDKVWTGYMEPENIYYHKVQTSLTFGDAFTDLSRFNYRFGIAGSLWGTVVENPAASAFADFGWKAGRRGAVVVGASFEGAWNDWDTGDWYAALVPEYRLRTDRLSLHVGVKFYYDSFRLSATDCGSHFFVLPKVGVSYELADAFIPYASLDGEIGTGNYLELAGLNPYIHEADIAGAKRAELRGGFRGDAGDVVTYDVYAGYLIGELPYFLKTGETFVPRLAPVNLFYAGAGVGLKLPMGFGLQAGVRYDSYNNAGNFWSGRGGRVGMGIPEFTVTGRASYCYRDRFSVGISVEVLGERRFASLQNLDTAVPATVNLKVDAEYKTGPRFSIFAAGDNLLNRRIYRCLGYPALGANAVAGIRMLF; encoded by the coding sequence ATGAAGAGGATAGTTATGACTGTTATCGCGGCCTTTCTGGCCGCAGGGGTGTTGACGGCACAGGAGGATGCCGCCTCCTCCATTACGCAGCGTATCGAGGTGACGAGGCAGTACGTACCGGAACTCGGCGAGGCGCAGAAACTCGATTTTCCGCCCCGCATGGCCGATACGGTCACGCTGAAACCGGATATAAGTTACGCCATCACCCCGACGCCGTGGAAATCGGTATTCGATACGGAACCCATTGCTCCGGTGGCGATAAGTACCGCGGAGTACCGGCACCAGCGGCCGTTCTACCTGATGCTCGGCGGTGGCTATCCGGCTCAGAGCAGACTCGATTTTTACGCCGCCTTCTCTACGCCCCGCGACATTCGGGCCGGGGTGTATGCCAACCATGTCGGACAGTGGGCGAAGCTGGAGAACGAACGGGGAACGAAGGAGCCTGCGTCGTGGACGGAGAACGGCGTCGGCCTCTATGCCGGGCGGGATTTCGGAACCCGCAGCCTCGACTTCGACATCCGTTACGGATACAATTACTACACGACGATGGACAAGGTATGGACGGGATATATGGAGCCCGAGAATATATACTATCATAAAGTGCAGACTTCGTTGACTTTTGGCGATGCGTTTACGGACTTGTCCCGTTTCAATTACCGTTTCGGTATTGCGGGCAGCCTGTGGGGAACGGTCGTGGAGAATCCGGCGGCCTCCGCATTCGCCGATTTCGGTTGGAAGGCGGGCCGTCGCGGCGCGGTGGTGGTCGGCGCCTCGTTCGAGGGGGCGTGGAACGACTGGGATACCGGCGACTGGTATGCGGCGCTGGTCCCGGAGTATCGTCTGCGGACGGACCGTCTTTCCCTGCATGTGGGGGTGAAGTTTTATTACGACAGTTTCCGGCTCTCGGCAACGGACTGCGGCAGTCATTTTTTCGTGCTCCCGAAAGTCGGGGTATCGTATGAACTGGCCGATGCCTTCATCCCGTATGCGAGCCTCGACGGAGAGATAGGAACGGGGAATTATCTGGAACTCGCCGGACTGAATCCCTATATCCATGAGGCGGACATCGCCGGAGCCAAGCGTGCCGAGCTGCGCGGCGGTTTCCGGGGCGACGCCGGAGACGTGGTGACTTACGACGTATATGCCGGTTACCTGATAGGAGAACTTCCCTATTTCCTGAAGACCGGGGAGACATTCGTTCCCCGACTCGCTCCCGTGAACCTGTTCTATGCCGGTGCGGGTGTCGGACTGAAACTTCCGATGGGATTCGGGCTGCAGGCCGGGGTACGGTACGACAGCTACAACAATGCCGGCAACTTCTGGAGCGGTCGGGGCGGCCGGGTAGGAATGGGAATTCCCGAATTTACGGTAACCGGGAGGGCCAGCTATTGTTACCGCGACCGATTCTCCGTCGGCATCAGTGTGGAAGTGCTGGGGGAGAGAAGATTCGCTTCCCTGCAAAACCTCGATACGGCGGTACCGGCGACGGTGAACCTCAAGGTCGATGCGGAGTACAAGACCGGCCCCCGGTTCAGCATCTTCGCGGCTGGCGACAACCTGCTGAATCGGCGTATTTACCGCTGCCTCGGCTATCCGGCTCTCGGAGCCAATGCAGTGGCGGGAATACGGATGTTGTTCTGA
- the nadE gene encoding NAD(+) synthase, translated as MNTEAVAHYIAEWMSGYLDGTGAAGFVVGVSGGIDSAVVSTLAAMTGRRTLCVTLPIHQVQAQVDRAGEHVRRLTERYSNAEAAHADLTAAYDAFAGSFAPSLVQGAGKGVADLAGANARSRLRMTALYYFAGLNNLLVAGTGNKIEDFGVGFFTKYGDGGVDISPIADLTKTEVYELGRWLGVPEAILAAPPTDGLFGDDRTDEQQIGATYPELERAMAHAERGTDPALLSGREREVYDIFLRRNRANRHKMEPIPVCRIPRHLVEPAGR; from the coding sequence ATGAATACGGAAGCAGTTGCACATTATATTGCGGAGTGGATGTCGGGTTATCTCGACGGAACGGGTGCGGCGGGATTCGTCGTGGGCGTTTCGGGGGGTATCGATTCGGCGGTAGTTTCGACGCTGGCGGCTATGACCGGCCGCAGAACGCTCTGCGTGACATTGCCTATCCATCAGGTACAAGCACAGGTGGACCGGGCCGGGGAGCACGTCCGCCGGCTGACGGAACGTTATTCCAATGCAGAGGCGGCACATGCCGACCTGACGGCGGCGTACGATGCGTTCGCCGGCTCTTTCGCTCCCTCTCTGGTGCAGGGGGCGGGCAAAGGGGTGGCCGACCTGGCCGGAGCCAATGCCCGGTCGCGGCTTCGCATGACCGCACTCTACTACTTCGCCGGACTCAATAATCTGCTCGTGGCCGGTACGGGGAACAAGATAGAGGATTTCGGAGTGGGGTTCTTCACCAAGTACGGCGACGGAGGGGTGGACATCAGTCCGATTGCCGACCTCACCAAGACCGAGGTGTACGAACTGGGGCGCTGGCTGGGGGTTCCTGAGGCGATTCTCGCTGCGCCGCCGACGGACGGCCTTTTCGGTGACGACCGCACGGACGAACAGCAAATCGGGGCCACCTATCCCGAACTGGAGCGGGCGATGGCTCATGCGGAGCGGGGTACCGACCCGGCACTCCTGTCGGGCCGCGAGCGCGAAGTGTACGACATTTTCCTCCGACGCAACCGTGCCAACCGCCACAAGATGGAGCCGATACCGGTATGCCGCATTCCCCGGCACCTGGTGGAGCCGGCCGGGCGATAG